The following proteins come from a genomic window of Bradyrhizobium paxllaeri:
- a CDS encoding AbrB/MazE/SpoVT family DNA-binding domain-containing protein, producing the protein MQVAKWGNSLAVRLPAVVVEALGLKEGDEIEIHVADRRQFGVARKPGRDELLKRLRAFRGRLPADFKFDRDEANAR; encoded by the coding sequence ATGCAGGTCGCAAAATGGGGGAACAGCCTCGCGGTTCGCCTTCCCGCCGTGGTGGTCGAAGCGCTCGGACTCAAGGAAGGCGATGAGATCGAAATCCACGTCGCCGACAGGCGACAGTTCGGGGTGGCGCGCAAGCCCGGGCGCGACGAGCTGTTGAAACGCCTGCGCGCATTCCGCGGCCGCCTCCCTGCCGATTTCAAGTTCGACAGGGACGAGGCGAATGCCCGTTAG
- a CDS encoding DHCW motif cupin fold protein: MKIPTLPFTVTDWSQIAATTHPGETGEARWRTLNIGDLRVRMVEYSPGYLADHWCDRGHVLYVLEGELDTELRDGRRFKLTPGMSYQVSDFGDAAHRSSTRTGAKLFIVD; encoded by the coding sequence ATGAAAATTCCTACCCTGCCCTTTACCGTCACCGACTGGAGTCAGATCGCGGCGACGACGCATCCCGGAGAGACCGGCGAAGCACGCTGGCGCACGCTCAACATCGGCGATCTCCGCGTGCGGATGGTCGAGTATTCGCCGGGCTATCTCGCCGATCACTGGTGCGACCGCGGGCATGTGCTCTACGTGCTGGAGGGTGAGCTCGATACAGAACTGCGCGACGGGCGGAGGTTCAAGCTCACGCCAGGCATGAGCTATCAGGTCTCGGATTTCGGCGACGCCGCGCACCGCTCATCGACCAGGACGGGCGCGAAGTTGTTCATCGTGGATTGA
- a CDS encoding serine hydrolase domain-containing protein produces the protein MSVVTAPSQSTPTAAETDPQTLGWMQGFPPPPDKLITFPNGSFRSFPELRWAWSNIRQLVPTVNVWRGAGPTSVLPREDHDIGASASVTMDGRPMTFARMLEETYADGIAVLHRGKLIYERYFGALKPHKPHIAMSVTKSFTGTLAGILIAEGRIDPQAPVTDYVPELKASAFGDARVHEAMDMTTGLEYTEVYTDKSSGVFGLRRANGMAPIEPGYEGATNIFDFLCAQKKQGEHGKAFAYKTVNSDVLAWICRRASGMTLSDLLSERIWIPMGAEEDAHYHVDRIGTESGGGGLSTTLRDLARFGETIRNHGRFNGRQIVPSQVVEDIAHGGDPLKFKPAGYTTLPGASYRNQWWITHNAHGAYMARGVHGQGIYIDPKAEMVIARYASHPAAGNAANDPVTLPAYMALAKDLMAGG, from the coding sequence ATGTCTGTCGTGACCGCCCCTAGCCAATCCACCCCGACCGCCGCCGAGACCGATCCGCAAACGTTGGGCTGGATGCAAGGCTTCCCGCCGCCGCCGGACAAACTCATCACTTTCCCTAACGGCTCGTTCCGCAGCTTCCCCGAACTGCGCTGGGCGTGGAGCAATATCCGCCAGTTGGTGCCGACGGTGAATGTCTGGCGCGGGGCAGGGCCCACGTCGGTGCTGCCGCGGGAGGACCACGATATCGGCGCGTCCGCGTCGGTCACGATGGACGGTCGTCCCATGACGTTTGCCCGCATGCTCGAGGAGACCTATGCCGACGGCATCGCCGTGCTGCACCGGGGCAAGCTGATCTACGAGCGCTATTTCGGCGCGCTGAAGCCGCACAAGCCGCATATTGCGATGTCGGTGACGAAATCGTTCACCGGCACGCTGGCCGGCATTCTGATCGCGGAAGGCAGGATCGATCCGCAGGCGCCGGTCACGGACTATGTGCCGGAGCTGAAGGCCAGCGCGTTCGGCGACGCACGCGTGCACGAGGCGATGGATATGACCACGGGACTCGAATACACCGAGGTCTACACCGACAAGAGTTCCGGCGTATTTGGGCTCAGGCGCGCGAACGGCATGGCGCCGATCGAGCCGGGCTATGAGGGCGCGACCAACATTTTCGATTTCCTGTGCGCGCAGAAGAAGCAGGGCGAGCACGGCAAGGCGTTTGCCTACAAGACCGTCAATTCCGACGTGCTGGCCTGGATCTGCCGGCGGGCGAGCGGGATGACGCTGTCCGATCTACTGTCGGAGCGCATCTGGATTCCGATGGGCGCGGAAGAGGACGCGCATTATCACGTCGACCGCATCGGCACCGAAAGCGGCGGCGGCGGCCTTTCGACGACGCTGCGCGATCTCGCCCGCTTCGGCGAGACGATCCGCAATCACGGCCGCTTCAACGGCCGCCAGATCGTGCCGTCTCAAGTCGTCGAGGACATCGCGCACGGCGGCGATCCCTTGAAATTCAAGCCGGCCGGCTACACCACGTTGCCCGGCGCCTCGTACCGCAATCAATGGTGGATCACGCACAATGCACACGGCGCCTATATGGCGCGCGGCGTTCACGGGCAGGGCATCTATATCGATCCGAAGGCCGAGATGGTGATCGCACGTTATGCCTCGCATCCGGCCGCCGGAAACGCCGCCAACGATCCCGTGACGCTGCCGGCTTACATGGCGCTGGCAAAGGATTTGATGGCGGGCGGCTGA
- a CDS encoding MAPEG family protein, giving the protein MSVQMVLLPVFVLIGLTFFLMFWMVTARTKAVKARETSLKDIAAGQPKYPSRVAQIGNCFSNQFEVPLLFYILIALALPLRRADLFIVLMSWVFVVTRFAHAGIFVTSNNIQQRSLAWFAGALVLLAMWIYFALKLLLLI; this is encoded by the coding sequence ATGTCGGTTCAAATGGTTTTGCTGCCGGTCTTTGTCCTGATCGGGCTCACGTTCTTCCTGATGTTCTGGATGGTGACCGCCCGGACAAAGGCGGTGAAGGCGCGGGAAACCAGCCTGAAGGACATCGCGGCGGGGCAACCGAAATATCCCTCGCGCGTCGCCCAGATCGGCAATTGCTTCTCGAACCAGTTCGAAGTACCGCTCCTGTTCTACATCCTGATCGCGCTGGCGCTGCCGCTGCGGCGGGCCGATCTCTTCATCGTGCTGATGTCCTGGGTGTTCGTGGTGACACGCTTTGCCCATGCCGGCATTTTCGTCACTTCCAACAACATCCAGCAGCGCAGCCTGGCGTGGTTCGCCGGTGCGCTGGTGCTGCTGGCGATGTGGATCTACTTCGCGCTGAAGCTCCTGCTTCTGATCTAG
- a CDS encoding nuclear transport factor 2 family protein codes for MTATALAKHATSLRDVFERYHVGWETRNPDLIASLHSEDTVFHIHDGSDAVHGREALRQRCIDTFEKFNFSFEMGRRLYGDDHWVFEWTMVLALKEPGGAPFTAKVEMLDVVTVNSRGEVARKDVYMNGGEAQAAFARAGIKR; via the coding sequence ATGACAGCCACAGCACTTGCAAAACACGCAACTTCGCTTCGCGATGTGTTCGAACGCTATCATGTCGGCTGGGAGACCAGGAACCCCGACCTGATCGCCTCGCTCCATTCAGAGGACACGGTCTTCCATATCCACGACGGATCCGACGCCGTCCATGGGCGGGAGGCCTTGCGGCAGCGCTGCATTGATACCTTCGAAAAGTTCAACTTTTCGTTCGAGATGGGCCGCAGACTCTATGGCGACGATCACTGGGTCTTCGAATGGACAATGGTCCTCGCGCTCAAGGAGCCGGGCGGCGCGCCGTTCACGGCCAAGGTCGAGATGCTTGATGTCGTGACGGTCAATTCCCGCGGCGAGGTAGCGCGCAAGGACGTCTACATGAACGGTGGTGAAGCACAGGCGGCGTTCGCCCGGGCCGGGATAAAGCGCTAG
- a CDS encoding RsmB/NOP family class I SAM-dependent RNA methyltransferase — protein MTPAARLSAAIELIDTIDADRVPAAKALKEWGTAHRYAGSGDRAAISGLIWDVLRRRASSAWLMDADTPRARVLGMLRLERGMTTEAISALCDGGRFAPEPLSEAERSALTSRSLDGAPPHIAGDYPEWLDPHLAAVFGDGRVAEATAMASRAPLDLRVNTLKAKREKVLASLRHLGATPTPWSPIGLRIELGADARNPGIHAEEDFIKGAIEVQDEGSQLAALFSAAKPGEQVIDLCAGAGGKTLALAAMMQGKGRLIATDRDKRQLAPIYERLSRAGVHNAEIRAPKGDADPLADIRASADLVLIDAPCTGTGTWRRNPDAKWRMRPSALEVRLKDQAEVLDRAAAMVKPGGRIAYVTCSVLPAENGEQVRGFVSRHPQFSIQPLNETASVLWDKAEDFEKAALKSAEGWLMTPRRTGTDGFFVSVLKKR, from the coding sequence ATGACTCCCGCTGCCCGCCTGTCTGCTGCCATCGAACTGATCGACACCATCGACGCTGACCGCGTTCCCGCGGCCAAGGCGCTGAAGGAGTGGGGCACCGCGCATCGCTATGCCGGCTCGGGCGACCGCGCCGCGATCTCCGGCCTGATCTGGGACGTGCTGCGCCGGCGCGCGTCGAGCGCCTGGCTGATGGATGCCGACACGCCGCGCGCCCGCGTGCTCGGCATGCTCAGGCTCGAGCGCGGCATGACCACCGAGGCGATCTCGGCGCTGTGCGACGGCGGCCGCTTCGCGCCGGAACCGCTGAGCGAGGCCGAACGATCCGCGCTCACCTCGCGCAGCCTCGACGGCGCGCCGCCGCACATCGCCGGCGACTATCCGGAATGGCTCGATCCGCATCTGGCAGCCGTGTTCGGCGACGGCCGCGTCGCGGAAGCCACCGCAATGGCGAGCCGCGCGCCGCTCGATCTGCGCGTCAACACGCTGAAGGCCAAGCGCGAAAAGGTGCTCGCTTCGCTGAGGCATCTCGGCGCTACGCCGACGCCATGGTCGCCGATCGGCCTGCGCATCGAACTCGGCGCCGACGCGCGCAATCCCGGCATCCACGCGGAAGAAGATTTCATCAAGGGCGCGATCGAGGTGCAGGACGAGGGCTCGCAGCTCGCCGCGCTGTTCTCGGCCGCCAAACCCGGCGAGCAGGTGATCGACCTCTGCGCCGGCGCTGGCGGCAAGACGCTGGCGCTCGCGGCGATGATGCAAGGCAAGGGCCGCCTGATCGCGACCGACCGCGACAAGCGCCAGCTCGCGCCGATCTACGAGCGTCTCTCGCGCGCCGGCGTCCACAATGCCGAAATCCGCGCGCCGAAGGGCGACGCTGATCCATTGGCCGACATCAGGGCGTCAGCCGATCTCGTGCTGATCGACGCGCCCTGCACCGGCACCGGCACCTGGCGCCGCAATCCCGACGCCAAATGGCGCATGCGCCCCAGCGCGCTCGAGGTCCGCTTGAAGGACCAGGCCGAAGTGCTTGATCGCGCAGCCGCGATGGTGAAGCCCGGCGGCCGCATCGCGTATGTCACCTGTTCGGTGCTGCCGGCCGAAAACGGCGAGCAGGTGCGCGGCTTCGTGTCGCGACATCCGCAGTTTTCGATTCAGCCATTGAACGAGACGGCGAGCGTGCTCTGGGACAAGGCGGAAGATTTCGAGAAGGCTGCGCTAAAATCTGCAGAAGGCTGGCTGATGACGCCGCGGCGGACGGGCACGGATGGGTTTTTCGTGTCGGTGTTGAAGAAGCGATGA
- the guaA gene encoding glutamine-hydrolyzing GMP synthase translates to MTAAQKARESSTPSVASAHDKILIVDFGSQVTQLIARRVREEGVYSEIVPFQKAEAAFNEMKPKAVILSGGPASVLDDNAPAAPMPILTAGVPVLGICYGEQTMAQQLGGTVEGGHHREFGRATIEVTDDCALFDGVWQKGGRYDVWMSHGDRVTTLPDGFRAVARATGSPISVIADDKRKFYAMQFHPEVAHTPDGAKLLRNFVRKVAGFTGDWTMRAFREEAIEKIRAQVGKGRVICGLSGGVDSAVAAVLIHEAIGDQLTCVFVDHGLLRLKEAETVVDLFRHHYNIPLVHVDASKQFLGELEGVTDPEVKRKTIGRLFIDVFEQEAKKIGGAEFLAQGTLYPDVIESVSFTGGPSVTIKSHHNVGGLPDRMNMKLVEPLRELFKDEVRVLGRELGLPEIFVGRHPFPGPGLAIRCPGDITKEKLDILRNADAVYIDQIRKHGLYDQIWQAFAVLLPVKTVGVMGDGRTYEYVVGLRAVTSTDGMTADFYSFDMKFLGETATRIINEVKGVNRVVYDVTSKPPGTIEWE, encoded by the coding sequence ATGACAGCCGCACAAAAAGCCCGCGAGTCGTCGACGCCTTCAGTGGCCTCGGCGCATGACAAGATTCTGATTGTCGACTTCGGCAGTCAGGTGACGCAACTGATCGCCCGCCGGGTGCGGGAAGAAGGCGTCTATTCCGAAATCGTGCCGTTCCAGAAGGCCGAAGCTGCCTTCAACGAGATGAAGCCGAAAGCGGTGATCCTCTCCGGCGGTCCGGCCTCCGTGCTCGACGACAATGCGCCGGCGGCGCCGATGCCGATCCTGACGGCCGGCGTGCCGGTGCTCGGCATCTGCTACGGCGAGCAGACCATGGCCCAGCAGCTCGGCGGCACCGTCGAGGGCGGGCATCACCGCGAATTCGGCCGCGCCACCATCGAGGTCACCGACGACTGCGCGCTGTTCGACGGCGTCTGGCAGAAGGGCGGGCGTTACGACGTCTGGATGAGCCACGGCGACCGTGTCACCACGCTGCCTGACGGTTTTCGCGCCGTGGCGCGGGCAACCGGCTCGCCGATCTCGGTGATCGCGGACGACAAGCGCAAATTCTACGCCATGCAGTTCCACCCCGAAGTGGCGCACACGCCCGACGGCGCAAAATTGCTGCGCAATTTCGTCCGCAAGGTCGCAGGCTTCACCGGCGACTGGACCATGCGCGCCTTCCGCGAGGAGGCGATCGAGAAGATCCGCGCCCAGGTTGGCAAGGGCAGGGTGATCTGCGGCCTCTCCGGCGGCGTCGATTCCGCGGTCGCCGCCGTGCTGATCCATGAAGCGATCGGCGACCAGCTCACCTGCGTCTTCGTCGACCACGGCCTGTTGCGGCTGAAGGAAGCCGAGACCGTCGTCGACCTGTTCCGCCATCACTACAACATCCCGCTCGTGCATGTTGACGCATCGAAGCAATTCCTCGGCGAGCTCGAAGGCGTCACCGATCCCGAGGTGAAGCGCAAGACCATCGGCCGCCTCTTCATCGACGTGTTCGAGCAGGAAGCCAAGAAGATCGGCGGCGCCGAATTCCTGGCGCAGGGCACGCTCTACCCTGATGTGATCGAGAGCGTCTCCTTCACCGGCGGCCCCTCGGTGACCATCAAGTCGCACCACAATGTCGGCGGCCTTCCTGATCGCATGAACATGAAGCTGGTCGAACCCTTGCGCGAACTGTTCAAGGACGAAGTCCGCGTGCTCGGCCGCGAACTCGGCCTCCCCGAAATCTTCGTCGGCCGCCACCCGTTCCCAGGCCCCGGCCTCGCCATCCGCTGTCCCGGCGACATCACCAAGGAAAAACTCGACATCCTCCGCAACGCGGACGCCGTCTATATCGACCAGATCAGGAAGCACGGCCTCTACGACCAGATCTGGCAGGCCTTTGCCGTGCTGCTGCCGGTGAAGACTGTCGGCGTGATGGGCGACGGGCGGACGTATGAATACGTCGTCGGCCTGCGCGCGGTGACCTCCACCGACGGCATGACCGCCGACTTCTATTCCTTCGACATGAAATTCCTCGGCGAAACCGCGACGCGGATTATCAACGAGGTGAAGGGCGTGAACCGGGTGGTGTACGACGTAACGAGCAAGCCGCCGGGGACGATTGAGTGGGAGTAG
- a CDS encoding HNH endonuclease, with protein sequence MGFGVFIHRSDSIYEDSPAEQYQFPRQYLRRVEACIGDWIIYYEPSKVADTRGYFAIARVRHVIPDPSSPEMYLALIEPGSYLDFANPVPFNGATGPIERGVLNDQGRISGRAQSAVRPISPEDFKSIVELGFEERTPLLPRFDNEMPLQGLDEEQTPFRFDQQRDRISVTMSRILRDRVFRRVVLRAYDERCAITGLKLINGRGRAEVAAAHIRPVEASGPDIVSNGIALSGTAHWMFDRGLISLADDLAILISRQTNDLQGIRSIINKSGRALAPTRMSDRPHPHFLKWHREYCFKQ encoded by the coding sequence TTGGGATTTGGAGTCTTCATCCATCGATCCGATTCCATCTACGAGGACAGCCCGGCTGAACAATACCAATTCCCGCGCCAATACTTGCGTCGCGTTGAAGCCTGTATCGGCGACTGGATAATCTACTACGAGCCAAGCAAGGTCGCCGACACGCGCGGCTACTTTGCCATTGCGAGGGTTCGACACGTTATTCCCGATCCAAGTTCTCCAGAGATGTATCTCGCGTTGATAGAGCCGGGAAGTTATCTCGACTTTGCTAATCCGGTTCCTTTCAACGGAGCGACGGGACCAATTGAGCGGGGTGTCCTAAACGATCAGGGACGGATTTCGGGGCGCGCTCAATCAGCGGTCCGTCCAATCTCTCCCGAAGATTTTAAGAGCATAGTCGAACTCGGATTCGAGGAAAGGACACCTCTGTTGCCTCGGTTCGACAATGAAATGCCGCTGCAGGGCCTTGACGAGGAGCAGACACCCTTCAGGTTCGACCAACAGCGCGACCGCATTAGTGTCACGATGTCGAGGATCTTGCGTGATCGCGTCTTCCGTCGCGTTGTATTGCGTGCCTATGACGAGCGCTGCGCTATCACAGGGCTGAAACTCATCAACGGAAGAGGTCGGGCAGAAGTCGCGGCCGCACATATCCGACCTGTGGAAGCAAGCGGCCCAGATATTGTCAGCAATGGGATAGCCCTTTCCGGCACTGCGCATTGGATGTTTGATCGTGGCCTTATTAGCTTGGCCGACGACCTAGCGATACTTATCTCGCGACAGACAAATGATCTTCAGGGAATACGATCAATCATCAACAAGTCCGGTCGTGCGCTTGCGCCTACTCGAATGTCTGATCGCCCGCACCCGCATTTCTTAAAATGGCACCGAGAGTATTGCTTCAAGCAATAA
- a CDS encoding PIN domain-containing protein, which yields MPVSFFDTNVLVYLVSGDAAKADRAEAIIAGGGSISVQVLNELANVARRKMQMSWDETHALLNTLRGLLTVHPITVETHDAGLRIAERYGLSIYDSMIAASALEAGCDTLWSEDMQHGMKLDEGLRIANPFRGV from the coding sequence ATGCCCGTTAGTTTTTTCGATACCAACGTCCTCGTCTACCTCGTGTCCGGCGACGCTGCGAAGGCCGATCGGGCGGAAGCGATCATTGCTGGCGGCGGCTCAATCAGCGTGCAAGTTCTGAACGAACTTGCCAACGTGGCGCGCCGGAAAATGCAGATGTCCTGGGACGAGACCCATGCATTGCTGAACACGTTGCGTGGCCTGCTGACGGTTCATCCCATCACCGTCGAGACCCACGACGCCGGACTCCGTATCGCCGAACGATACGGCCTTTCAATTTATGACTCGATGATCGCCGCCTCGGCCCTGGAGGCCGGTTGCGACACGCTTTGGTCGGAGGACATGCAGCATGGCATGAAGCTCGACGAGGGCTTACGCATCGCCAATCCGTTTCGTGGTGTGTAA
- a CDS encoding nuclear transport factor 2 family protein → MQSQHYAAPDMAALGREWIAAWNSHDLERILALYAEDAEMTSDKIQALGLEESGTLRGKASLRMYWGKAFRLLPNLHFDLIDTYVSPDSVVVFYQNERGAQICEYLRLDARGKIRQGSANHLAH, encoded by the coding sequence ATGCAAAGCCAGCACTACGCAGCGCCAGACATGGCCGCGCTGGGCCGAGAATGGATCGCGGCCTGGAACTCGCACGACCTCGAACGCATCCTGGCGCTCTATGCCGAGGACGCGGAAATGACCTCGGACAAGATCCAGGCGCTTGGCCTGGAAGAAAGTGGCACGCTGCGCGGCAAGGCGAGCTTGCGGATGTACTGGGGCAAGGCGTTCCGGTTGCTGCCCAACCTGCATTTCGATCTGATCGACACGTATGTCAGCCCGGACAGCGTGGTCGTGTTTTACCAGAATGAGCGCGGCGCGCAGATCTGCGAATATTTGCGGCTCGATGCGAGGGGAAAGATCAGGCAGGGTTCGGCCAATCATCTGGCGCATTAG